From Mycolicibacterium fluoranthenivorans, one genomic window encodes:
- the egtE gene encoding ergothioneine biosynthesis PLP-dependent enzyme EgtE, whose protein sequence is MTLAEQWRAARVATAGLHLDSAACSRQSNTVIDAAATHARHEAEVGGYVAAEAATPVLDAGREAVRVLAGIADADVVFTTGAHHALDLLLSSWAGPRTLACPPGEYGPNLAIMAANDFQVHPLPVDPLGRLLVEEAEAVLRADPPALVHLTALGSHRGVAQPLAELAPVCRDLGLPLVIDAAQALGHLDCAVGADVLYSSSRKWLAGPRGVGVLAMAPAFAGGLAPRLPPLEGGEANIAARVGYSLAVGEHLAAGPSAMRTRLAEVGRWTRIALSAVPGWRVIEPADEPTALTTLEPTGDALPARVRSRLIAEHRIVTTACELVRAPYELMRPVLRVSPHVDVTEAELEQFAEALVACS, encoded by the coding sequence ATGACACTCGCCGAGCAGTGGCGGGCCGCCCGGGTCGCCACCGCGGGACTGCACCTGGACAGCGCCGCCTGCTCGCGGCAGAGCAACACCGTGATCGACGCCGCGGCCACTCATGCCCGCCATGAGGCCGAGGTGGGTGGCTATGTCGCCGCCGAGGCCGCCACCCCGGTCCTGGACGCAGGCCGGGAAGCGGTGCGGGTGCTCGCCGGGATCGCGGACGCCGACGTGGTGTTCACGACGGGTGCCCATCATGCCCTCGACCTGCTGCTGAGCAGCTGGGCGGGCCCGCGCACGCTGGCATGCCCGCCGGGGGAGTACGGGCCCAACCTGGCGATCATGGCGGCCAACGACTTTCAGGTGCATCCGCTGCCCGTCGACCCACTGGGCCGCCTGCTGGTGGAGGAGGCCGAAGCGGTGCTGCGCGCCGATCCGCCCGCGTTGGTGCACCTGACCGCGCTGGGCAGCCACCGCGGTGTCGCGCAGCCGCTGGCGGAACTGGCGCCGGTGTGCCGCGACCTCGGGCTGCCGCTGGTGATCGACGCGGCGCAGGCCCTCGGCCACCTCGACTGCGCGGTGGGAGCGGACGTGCTGTACTCCTCGTCGCGTAAGTGGCTGGCCGGCCCGCGCGGTGTCGGTGTGCTGGCCATGGCGCCGGCATTCGCCGGCGGGCTCGCCCCGCGGCTACCACCGCTGGAAGGCGGTGAGGCCAATATCGCCGCCCGGGTCGGCTATTCGCTCGCCGTCGGGGAGCACCTGGCCGCCGGACCGTCGGCGATGCGGACACGGCTTGCCGAAGTGGGGCGCTGGACACGGATCGCGCTGTCCGCCGTACCGGGCTGGCGCGTCATCGAACCCGCCGACGAACCCACGGCATTGACCACGCTGGAACCCACCGGTGACGCCCTCCCGGCGCGGGTCAGGTCCCGACTGATCGCTGAACACCGCATCGTGACCACTGCATGTGAACTGGTGCGCGCCCCTTACGAACTGATGCGACCCGTGCTGCGGGTGTCACCGCACGTCGATGTCACCGAAGCCGAGTTGGAACAGTTCGCCGAAGCGCTGGTGGCCTGTAGCTAG
- a CDS encoding glutamate--cysteine ligase, whose product MGDDVTQTDFSRAERREYRRKVQLCLDVFETMLSQSSFEFDRPLTGMEIECNLVDGAYQPALRNAEVLEAIADPAYQTELGAYNIEFNVPPRPLPGRAALELEDEVRASLNAAESKAAEHGAHIVMIGILPTLMPEHLTEDWMSPSTRYQALNDSIFTARGEDIDIDIAGPERLAVQSADIAPESACTSVQLHLQVSPADFAKNWNAAQVLAGPQLALGANSPYFFGHELWAETRIELFAQATDTRADELKTQGVRPRVWFGERWITSIFDLFEENVRYFPSLLPELSDEDPAAELAAGRSPQLAELRLHNGTIYRWNRPVYDVVGEGAASRPHLRVENRVLPAGPTVVDMLANSAFYYGLLRTLSEEDRPLWTKMSFAAAQHNFTAAARRGMEARLYWPGLGEVTPDELVLRELLPLADEGLRRWSVAADVRDRYLGVIEGRAKTGRNGAAWQTTTVHALQERGLARPQALAEMLRLYCEGMHSNAPVHTWETPQS is encoded by the coding sequence ATGGGTGACGACGTCACGCAGACCGACTTCAGCAGAGCCGAACGCCGTGAGTACCGGCGCAAGGTGCAGCTGTGCCTGGATGTCTTCGAAACCATGCTGTCGCAGTCGAGTTTCGAGTTCGACCGGCCGCTGACGGGTATGGAGATCGAGTGCAATCTGGTCGACGGCGCGTATCAGCCGGCGCTGCGCAACGCCGAGGTGCTCGAAGCCATCGCCGATCCGGCCTATCAGACCGAATTGGGCGCTTACAACATCGAATTCAACGTCCCACCGCGTCCGCTTCCCGGTCGCGCCGCCCTGGAGCTGGAAGACGAGGTGCGGGCCAGCCTGAACGCGGCCGAGAGCAAGGCCGCCGAGCATGGTGCGCACATCGTGATGATCGGCATCCTGCCGACCTTGATGCCCGAACACCTGACCGAGGACTGGATGAGTCCCTCGACGCGCTATCAGGCCCTCAACGATTCGATCTTCACCGCCAGGGGTGAGGATATCGACATCGATATCGCCGGGCCGGAGCGGCTGGCGGTGCAGTCGGCCGATATCGCACCCGAATCGGCCTGCACCAGTGTGCAATTGCATCTGCAGGTGTCCCCCGCCGACTTCGCCAAGAACTGGAACGCCGCCCAGGTGCTGGCCGGTCCGCAGCTGGCACTCGGCGCCAACTCGCCGTACTTCTTCGGGCACGAGCTGTGGGCCGAGACCCGGATCGAGCTGTTCGCCCAGGCCACCGACACCCGCGCCGACGAGCTCAAGACCCAGGGCGTGCGGCCGCGGGTGTGGTTCGGCGAACGGTGGATCACCTCGATCTTCGATCTCTTCGAGGAGAACGTCCGCTACTTCCCGTCGCTGCTGCCCGAATTGTCCGACGAGGATCCGGCGGCCGAACTGGCGGCCGGGCGCTCCCCGCAACTGGCAGAGCTGCGGCTGCACAACGGCACCATCTACCGGTGGAACCGCCCGGTCTACGACGTCGTCGGGGAAGGCGCTGCCAGCCGACCGCATCTACGGGTGGAGAATCGCGTCCTACCGGCCGGCCCGACCGTGGTCGACATGCTGGCCAACTCGGCGTTCTACTACGGTCTGCTTCGTACCCTCTCGGAGGAGGACCGCCCCCTCTGGACCAAGATGAGTTTCGCTGCGGCACAACATAATTTCACCGCCGCAGCGCGGCGCGGCATGGAGGCCAGACTGTACTGGCCGGGCCTGGGTGAGGTGACACCCGACGAATTGGTCCTGCGCGAGTTGCTCCCCCTGGCCGACGAGGGCTTGCGCCGGTGGAGTGTGGCCGCCGACGTACGCGACCGGTATCTCGGTGTCATCGAGGGCCGGGCGAAGACCGGGCGTAACGGGGCCGCATGGCAGACCACCACCGTGCACGCCTTGCAGGAGCGCGGACTGGCCCGACCGCAGGCACTGGCCGAGATGCTGCGGCTGTACTGCGAGGGTATGCACAGCAACGCCCCCGTGCACACGTGGGAGACACCGCAATCGTGA
- a CDS encoding class I SAM-dependent methyltransferase, whose amino-acid sequence MTSEVLDWDGAYRQDGTFEGPPPWNIGEPQPELAALIAAGKIRSDVLDAGCGHAELSLSLAAQGYTTVGLDISPTAIAAANRAAQERNLSTAAFAQADITSFTGYDGRFNTVIDSTLFHSLPVEGRDGYLQAVHRASAPGASYFVLVFAKGAFPAELEQKPHEVTEDELRAAVSKYWTVDEIRPAFIHANTNAMPDAPFEMPPHATDEKGRVKFPAFLLTAHK is encoded by the coding sequence ATGACATCTGAGGTCTTGGACTGGGACGGCGCATACCGGCAGGACGGCACCTTCGAGGGTCCACCGCCATGGAATATCGGCGAGCCGCAGCCCGAACTCGCCGCTCTCATCGCCGCCGGCAAGATCCGCAGTGACGTGCTCGACGCGGGCTGCGGACACGCTGAATTGTCGCTGTCGCTGGCGGCGCAGGGTTACACGACCGTCGGCCTGGATATTTCGCCCACCGCCATCGCCGCGGCGAATCGTGCAGCCCAGGAACGCAATCTGAGTACCGCCGCGTTCGCTCAGGCCGACATCACGTCGTTCACCGGGTACGACGGCCGGTTCAACACCGTCATCGACTCGACGCTGTTCCATTCGCTACCGGTCGAAGGGCGGGACGGCTATCTGCAGGCGGTGCATCGCGCGTCGGCCCCGGGTGCGTCGTACTTCGTGCTGGTGTTCGCCAAGGGTGCGTTCCCGGCCGAATTGGAGCAGAAGCCACATGAGGTCACCGAGGACGAACTCCGGGCCGCGGTGTCGAAGTACTGGACGGTCGACGAGATCCGCCCGGCGTTCATCCACGCCAACACCAACGCGATGCCCGACGCACCGTTCGAGATGCCACCGCACGCCACCGACGAGAAGGGCCGGGTGAAGTTCCCCGCGTTCCTACTCACCGCACACAAATAG
- a CDS encoding acyl-CoA dehydrogenase family protein, with protein MTAPNQLSDEEAFLVQTVRAFVDREVKPSVLEVEHANAYPERWIEQMKQIGIFGLAVPEVFGGSPVSMPCYAQVTQELARGWMSLAGAMGGHTVVAKLVTLFGTEEQKQRYLPAMATGQCRATMALTEPGGGSDLQAMSTVARTEGAQLVISGAKTWISNARRSDLIALLCKTDPAAQPKHRGMSIVLVEHGPGLTVSRDLPKLGYKGVESCELAFDGYRIGVSAILGAQPGRGFAQMMKGLETGRIQVASRALGVATAALEDSLAYAQQRESFGQPIWKHQSIGNYLADMATKLTAARQLTWYAARMYDSGQRCDMEAGMAKLFASEVAMEIALNAVRIHGGYGYSTEYDVERYFRDAPLMIVGEGTNEIQRNVIAAQLVARGGL; from the coding sequence GTGACCGCACCCAATCAGCTCAGTGATGAAGAGGCGTTTCTGGTCCAGACGGTGCGGGCTTTTGTGGATCGTGAGGTCAAGCCGTCGGTGCTGGAGGTGGAGCATGCGAATGCTTATCCCGAGCGGTGGATCGAGCAGATGAAGCAGATCGGGATTTTCGGTTTGGCGGTGCCGGAGGTTTTTGGGGGTAGCCCGGTGTCGATGCCGTGTTATGCCCAGGTCACCCAGGAGTTGGCGCGGGGGTGGATGAGTCTGGCCGGGGCGATGGGCGGGCACACCGTGGTGGCGAAGTTGGTGACGTTGTTCGGTACCGAGGAGCAGAAGCAGCGGTATCTGCCGGCGATGGCGACTGGACAGTGCCGGGCGACGATGGCGTTGACCGAGCCGGGTGGGGGTTCGGATCTGCAGGCCATGAGCACGGTGGCGCGTACTGAGGGTGCGCAGTTGGTGATCAGTGGGGCCAAGACGTGGATTTCGAATGCGCGGCGTTCGGATCTGATCGCGTTGTTGTGTAAGACCGATCCGGCGGCGCAACCGAAGCATCGGGGGATGTCGATCGTGTTGGTCGAGCATGGGCCGGGGTTGACGGTGTCGCGGGATCTGCCCAAGTTGGGGTACAAGGGGGTGGAGTCGTGCGAGCTGGCTTTCGATGGGTATCGGATCGGGGTGTCGGCGATCTTGGGGGCGCAGCCGGGTCGGGGTTTTGCGCAGATGATGAAGGGGTTGGAGACCGGGCGGATCCAGGTGGCGTCGCGGGCGTTGGGGGTGGCCACGGCGGCGTTGGAGGATTCGTTGGCGTATGCCCAGCAGCGGGAGAGTTTCGGGCAGCCGATCTGGAAGCATCAGTCGATCGGTAATTATCTGGCCGATATGGCCACCAAGTTGACCGCGGCGCGGCAGTTGACCTGGTATGCCGCGCGCATGTATGACAGCGGGCAGCGCTGCGATATGGAGGCCGGGATGGCCAAGCTGTTCGCCTCGGAGGTCGCGATGGAGATCGCGTTGAACGCGGTGCGCATTCATGGCGGGTACGGGTATTCCACCGAGTACGACGTGGAACGTTATTTCCGGGATGCCCCGTTGATGATCGTCGGGGAAGGCACCAACGAGATCCAACGCAACGTCATCGCCGCCCAACTGGTCGCCCGCGGCGGACTCTGA
- the egtD gene encoding L-histidine N(alpha)-methyltransferase, whose translation MTTGLRTDLAKSLRRDVFDGLQQTPKTLPPKWFYDAKGSDLFDRITRLPEYYPTRTEASILRDRATEIAAASGADTLVELGSGTSEKTRLLLDAWRDSGALRRFIPFDVDPSVLHDAAVALRSEYPGVEIDTVCGDFERDLGEIPWVGRRLVIFLGSTIGNFNAAPRAQFLAALADTLRPGDALLLGTDLVKDTDRLVRAYDDSAGVTAAFNRNVLAVVNRELDADFDLDAFEHVAKWNGELERIEMWLRSVPAQRVHIGALGLTVHFAAGEEMLTEVSCKFRSEGVAAELEAAGLRRTHWWTDPAGDFGLSLAVK comes from the coding sequence ATGACCACCGGCTTGCGCACGGATCTGGCCAAATCGCTGCGACGCGATGTGTTCGACGGCCTGCAGCAGACTCCGAAGACGTTGCCGCCCAAATGGTTCTACGATGCCAAAGGCAGTGATCTCTTCGACCGCATCACCCGGTTGCCGGAGTATTACCCGACCCGCACCGAGGCGTCCATCCTGCGGGACCGCGCCACCGAGATCGCGGCCGCCTCCGGGGCGGACACCCTGGTGGAGCTGGGCAGCGGCACCTCGGAGAAGACCCGGTTACTGCTCGATGCCTGGCGTGACAGCGGTGCGCTGCGCAGGTTCATCCCGTTCGACGTCGACCCCAGTGTGCTCCACGATGCCGCCGTCGCCCTTCGCTCTGAGTACCCCGGCGTCGAGATCGATACCGTGTGTGGTGATTTCGAACGGGATCTCGGTGAGATCCCGTGGGTGGGCCGGCGGCTGGTGATCTTCCTCGGTTCCACCATCGGTAATTTCAACGCCGCGCCGCGCGCGCAGTTCCTTGCCGCGCTGGCGGACACGCTGCGCCCAGGCGATGCCCTGCTGCTCGGCACGGATCTGGTCAAGGACACCGACCGCCTGGTGCGGGCCTACGATGACAGCGCGGGCGTCACCGCGGCGTTCAACCGCAATGTGCTGGCCGTGGTCAACCGGGAGTTGGACGCCGACTTCGACCTCGACGCCTTCGAACATGTCGCCAAGTGGAACGGCGAACTGGAACGTATCGAGATGTGGTTGAGATCCGTTCCCGCCCAACGTGTTCACATCGGAGCCCTGGGTCTGACCGTGCACTTCGCCGCGGGTGAGGAGATGCTGACCGAGGTGTCCTGCAAGTTCCGGTCCGAGGGCGTGGCCGCCGAACTCGAGGCGGCCGGGCTGCGCCGCACCCACTGGTGGACCGACCCGGCCGGTGACTTCGGACTCTCGCTGGCAGTCAAATGA